The Urbifossiella limnaea nucleotide sequence CGTCCTGCTCGCCGCCGGCGTCGGCGTCGCGGCCGCCACCGTTCAACCGCCCGACGCCCCACCGAAGGCCGACCCGCCGGCCGCGAAGCGCGAGGCGACCGCCGCCCGCAAGCTGATCGAGCGACTGCACGCGTTGAAGCCGAAGGGCGGCGGCGAGTGCCTGGACGACGACAGCGGCGCGGTGCTGCGCGACCTGATCCGCCTCGGCCCGGCCGCCGTCCCCGACGTGGTCGCCGAGCTCGACGCCACCACCGACCCGTTCCTGCTCCGCTGCCTCGGCTACGCCGCCCGCGGCATCGGCGACAAGCGCGTGGTGCCGGCTCTCATCCGCGCGCTGCCGAAGACGTGCCTGCCGAGCGCCAGCGACTACGGCAACGTCTCGAACGACCCGGAGCTGTTCGCGTTCCTGAAGGAACACGCCCACGACAAGGTGAGGATCGGCGACCACTACGCCTTCGGCCGGCCGCTCACCGAGTTCCGGTCGGCGCTGAAGGTGCTGACCGGCACGACGCACGGCGAGTCCGAACTGAACTTCGCCTCGCTGAGCGGGTCGGCCCGGCAGCAGGCACTGCAGCGCGAGCAGTTCCACCGCTGCGCCGCGCGGTGGGCGGCGTGGTGGGACGCGAACTCCCGCGACCTCGTGGCCGACCCTGCGTACCGCGCGTCCGGCTACAAGGCGCCGCCGGCCGCCGCCCTGCCGCCGCCGCCGGCCGAGTTCCCGCACGGGCCGCGGGCGAAGTTCGGTGGTGGGATTTCGGGCGGCGTGCTGGAGTCGGCGCGGGCGGCCGGGGCGGGGGCCGTGTTCAAGGATTTGGACACCGGCCGCGAGGGACGGATGCCGGCGCACCTCCGTGCCGCCGCGGGCCGGCCCGATCGGCTCGATGCCATCGCCGCGTGGGCCGCGGGTGAGGGCTACGACCTGATGTGTACCGAGGACGGCCCCGCGACCGAGCCGCACTACGTGATCCGCGGCCTGGGCCTGACCGCGTGGGAAGTCGATGTCGGTCGGCGCGGCACGCTCGCGGCGGAAGTGAAGGCCGACGGGCGGTTCGAGATGGGCCGGCCGGCGGGGGCGCTGCTGGCGCCGTTCGACGCCAAGGCCGGCCGGCACGCGATCACCGAGCCGGGGCTGTTCCTGTTCCGCACGCGGGAGGGCGGCTACGGCTGGCTGTTCGTCGGCGCTGAGGTCCACGACAACACGCTGCAGCCGGGCGGGGCAGCCGGCGGCGACCTGGAACTGAGCCCGGTGGCGTTCCAGAAGGGCCGGCGGTACGGGTACACGCTGGTGTGGGAGTAGCCCGCCGGCGGATCGATACGTTACCCGTACCGATCCGCCCACCCGGGGAGCCCCCATGACCCGGCCGTGCCTCGTCGCCGCCCTCGTCCTCGCCGCACCCGCCGCCGCCGACGAGCCCCCGCGCCGCCCCGCCCACCTCGCCGTCGTCCCGGTCACCGTCACCCTCAGCGCCGCCGAGTACACCGCCATGCAGCCGCGCGGCGGGCTCGCCGGCTTCGGCCCGCGGCAGCCGGTGCCGCCCCCCGCCGACCCGACCCGCGAGGCGCACAAGAACAACTTCGGCACGGACCTGCCGTGGGCCACCGGCGACGTGACGATCGGCGGCGAAACCTTCACGGGCGTCGGCGTCCGGTACAAGGGGAACGGCACGATCCTCGACGCCAGCTTCACGGCGCAGAAGTCGTTCCGCGTAAACCTGGGGCGCGGCGGCGGCACCGGCCGCTACCACGGCTCGAAGACGATCAACCTCCACTGCGGCATCACCGACCCGTCCGGGTACCGCGAGGCGTTCGGGTACGCCGTCTACCGCGCCGCGAAGGTGCCGGCGCCGGCCACGACGTTCGCCGAGGTGCGGCTCACCGTGCCGGGCCGGCACGCCGCCGAGTTGCTCGGCCTCTACACCCTCACCGAGGAGGTGGACGCGGCGTTTCTCCGCGCCCACTACGGCACCGCCGACGGCCTGCTGCTGAAGCCCGAGGGCGTGCGCGACCTGGAGTTCCGCGGCGACGACTGGACCCGCTACGCCACCGCGTACCGCCCGAAGCGCGAGCCGACCGCCGCCGAGGCGCGGCGCCTCGTCACCTTCTCCCGGCTGCTGCACACGGCCGACGACGCCGCCTTCCGGCGCGAGGCCGAGGCGTACCTGGACGTGGACGCGTACCTGCGGTTCCTGGCGGTCACGTCGTTCGTCGCCAACGTGGACAGCTTCTTCGCCCTCGGGCACAACTACTACCTGTACCTCCACCCCGCGACGGGCCGGCTCCACTTCGTGCCGTGGGACCTCGACCGGGCGTTCGCCAACCACCCGCTGTTCGGCACCGCCGAGCAGAAGATGGACCTGAGCCTGACGAAGCCGTACCCGGGGAAGCACCGGTTGACGGAGCGCGTGCTGGCGCTGCCGGGCGTCGGCGAGCGCTACCGGGCGCTGCTCCGCGACCTGGCCGGGACGGCGTTCGCGAAGGAGCGGCTGCTGAAGGAGCTGGACGCGGCCGAGGCGGCACTGAAGGAGCCGCTGGCGCGGGACGCCGCGGCGGCGCGGGCGCGCAAGGAGGGCGACACGACCGCGGGACTGCAGCTGATGTACGGCAAGCCGCCCAACCTGCGCGAGTTCGTCGGCCGGCGGACGGCGTCGGTGGCGGCGCAGCTGGCGGGCACGTCGGCTGGGTACGTGCCGGCCGGCGGGTTCGGCCCGTTCGGCCCGCCGCCGGCGAAGAAGGAGTAGGGCCGCGTCAGGCCAGCACCTCGCGGACCACCCGCGCGTGCTCCACGCCGGTCAGCTTCGCGTCCAGCCCCTGGTGCTTGAACGTCAGCTTCTCGTGGTCGATGCCGAGCTGGTGGAGGATCGTCGCGTTCAGGTCGTGGACGCTCACCGGGTTCTCGGTCACGTTGTACCCGAAGTCGTCGGTCGCCCCGTGCGTGACACCCGGCTTGACGCCGCCGCCGGCCATCAGCACCGAGTAGCAGCGCGGGTGGTGGTCGCGGCCGTAGTCGGTGGCGGTGAGCGCCCCCTGGCTGTACACGGTGCGGCCGAACTCGCCGCCCCACACCACGAGCGTGTCGTCGAGCAGCCCCTTCCGCTTCAAGTCGCGGAGCAGCGCGGCCGTGGGCTGGTCGGTGTCGCGGCACTGCCCGCGGATCGCCGCGGGGAGGCCGCCGTGGTGGTCCCAGCCCATGTGGAACAGCTGCACGAAGCGCACGTCGCGCTCGGCGAGGCGGCGCGCCAGCAGGCAGTTCGCGGCGTAGCTGCCGGGGCGGTTCACGTCCGGGCCGTAGGCGTCGAGCACGGCCCGCGGCTCCTTCGTCGTGTCGAGCAGCTCCGGCACGCTCGTCTGCATGCGGAACGCCATCTCGTACTGGGCGATGCGGGCCTGCGTCTCGGGGTCGCCGACGGCGTCGAAGTGCTGGCGGTTGAGCGCGGCGAGGCGGTCGAGCGTGGCGCGGCGCGCGGCCGGGTCCACGCCGGGCGGGTTCGACAGGAACAGCACGGCGTCGCCGGTGTTGCGGAACTTCACCCCCTGGTGCCGGCCCGGCAGGAAGCCGGCGCCCCACAGGCGGTCGTACAGCGGCTGGTCGTCGCGGCGGCCGCTGCCGAACGACGTGAGGACGACGTACGCCGGCAGGCTCTGGTTCTCGCTGCCGAGGCCGTAGCTGACCCACGAGCCGATGCTCGGCCGGCCCGCGAGCTGGTTGCCCGTCTGGCAGAAGGTGATAGCCGGGTCGTGGTTGATGGCCTCGGTGTGGACCGAGCGGATCATCGTGAGGTCGTCGGCTACCGTCGCCATGTGCGGCATCAGCTCGCTGAGCCACAGCCCGCCCTTGCCGTGCTGCGCGAACTTGAACATCGACGGGGCGGTGGGGAACGTCGCCTGCCCGCTGGTCATGGTGGTGAGGCGCTGGCCGCGGCGGATGCTCTCGGGCAGGTTCTCGCCGCGGCGGCGCTCGAGTTGCGGCTTCGGGTCGAACAGGTCGAGCTGCGACGGGGCGCCGGACTGGAACAGGTAGATGACGCGCTTCGCCTTCGCCGCGGGGAGGCGGAAGGGTTGCGCTCGTGCGGTGAGCGTGGCGAGCGCCGCGGCGCCGAGGGCGGTGGAGTGCCGCAGGAACAGGCGGCGGTTGAGCGCGTCGGCGGGGTGCGGGGTCATGGTGCGGCCTCCGGGTCTTCTTGTGCTGAGCCCGGTAGGGCGTCGGCGTGTAGCCCGGGGTGGAACCCCGGGCGGGCGTGTTCGTGGCTCGTGGGAGTGACGCCCCGGTATCACCGCCGACGCCGCCCGGGGTTCCACCCCGGGCTACACGCCGACGTCCTCCGGGCTCAAGCCCCGAGCCGTCATTCCCGGGTCACCACCTCGTCCAGGTTCAGCAGCACGTTCGCGGTCAGCGTCAGCGCCGCCTGTTCGGCGTCGCCGGCGAGGCGCTTCGCCGCGTCGGGGTCGGCGCGGAAGCGGGCCACGTCGGCGGCGTAGCCGTCGCTCAACACCGCCAGCTCGGCCGCGGTCGGGCGGCGGGCCGTGACCACGCGGAAGCCGTAGGCCAGCGGGTCGGCGCCGCCCTCGGCCTTCATGCGGGCCGCCAGCGCCCGCGCCGCCTCCACGTAGGTGAACTCGTTCAGCAGCGCCAGCGCCTGCAGCGGCGTGTTCGTGCGGGAGCGGCGGACGGTACACACCTCGCGGTTCGGGGCGTCGAACAGCAGCATCGTCGGCGGGGCGGCGGTCCGCTTCCACACCGTGTACATCGTGCGGCGGTGGCGGTCCGGGCCGGCGTCCATGCGGTAGTTCCGCAGGTCGCCGTACACGCTCACCTCGTCCCACACGCCCGCCGGCATGTACGGCCGCACCGACGGCCCGCCCAGCGTCCGCGTCAGCAGCCCCGCCGCGGCGAGCGCCTGGTCGCGCACCAACTCGCCCGGCAGCCGGAACCGCGGGCCGCGCGCCAGCAGGCGGTTGTCCGGGTCGCGCTGCACCAGCGCCGGCGTCACCCGCGACGACTGGCGGTACGTCGCCGACGTGACGATCAACTTGTGCATGGCCTTCATGTCCCAGCCGAGGCGGACGAACTCGGTGGCGAGCCAGTCGAGCAGCTCGGGGTGCGACGGGAACTCGGCCTGCGTGCCGAGGTTCTCCGTGCTGCGCACCAGCCCCGTGCCGAAGAAGTGCTCCCACGCCCGGTTCGCCCACACCCGCGCCGTCAGCGGGTTCTCCGCCGACGCCACCCACCGCGCGAACGACAGTCGGTCCGCCTTCGCGCCGGCGGGGAGCGGCGGCAGCGCCGCGGGCACGCCGGGCGTCACCTTCGCGCCGCGGCGGTCGTACTGGCCACGCACCAGCACGAAGGCGTCGCGCGGCGTGCCCTCCTGCATCACCATGACCGTCGGCAGCGCTGCGTCGAAGTCGGCGAGGCGCTTGCGGGCCGCGGCCAGCGCGGCGTCGGCGCGCTTCACCGGGCCGTCGGCGGTGGTGCGGTAGAAGTCGGCCAGCGTCGCGGTCTGCGTCGGCGTCCGTTTCGCCGGGTCGGTGTCGAGCACGGCCTTCACCGCCGGCGGGATGCGCGGCCCGGCGAGCGTCACGGTGCCGGGGGTAGCGCCGGTCACCGACAGGCGGAAGCGGCCGACCGAGTGGTGGTTCAGCGCCTCGTGGAGCAGCTTCACCGTGATCGTGGCGTCGGCGGGAACCTCGACCGCCGTGTCGGCCACGAGCGCCGCCTTGAGCGGCGCCCGGCGCGTGGGGCCGTCGGCCGCCCAGCCGCGCTTCGGGTCGCCGCCGAGGAGGTTCTTCACGTCCCAGCCCGGCTGCGAGTAATCGGCCACGGCCCGCACGAAGCGCAGCTTCCGCGGCTCCTTCAGCGACGGCGCCGTGACTTCCGCTTCGATCGAGGTGAGGACGAAGTTGCCGTTCGGCGCCCGGCCGACGCTCTGGTTCGGCAGCGACTTGTCGGGCAGGCATTCGAGCAGCACCGCCGACAGCGGCCCGGCGGCGACAGGGGCGACGACGGTGTACAGGTCGTAGGGCGGCGACTGCCCCACCGCGAGGTACGAGCCGTCGGCCTGCTTCTCGAACTTCCCCATGCCGCTGCCGGCCACCGAGCGCGGCGCCAGCACCGTCCACGCCTCCTTCACCTCGGCGTGCGACGCCTTGAAGCCGGGCTCCCACGCGGCGACGAGTTTGGGCAGTTCCTTCGCCGCGTCGGCCGCAGCCTTCTCCGCGGCGCCGACCGCGTCCTTCAACTTCGCCAGCTCCGCCTCCTGCCCGGGGAGCGGCACCGTGACCGCCGGGTCGGAGTTGCCGCCGCCGCGGTTCGCCGCCAGCGTGCCGGACTCGGGCACGTTGTTGAAGAACGCGAACAGCCGGTAGTACTCGGCCTGCGAGATGGGGTCGTACTTGTGGTCGTGGCAGCGGGCGCAGCCGGCGGTCATGCCGAGCCACGTCAGCGCCGTCGTGTCCACGCGATCGATCACCGTCTCGACGCGCCACTCCTCGCCGATCAGCCCGCCCTCGCCGTTCAGCCGGTGGTTGCGGTTGAACCCGGTGGCGATGATCTGGTCCCGCGTCGGGTTGGCGAGCATGTCGCCGGCGAGTTGCTGGATGGTGAACTGGTCGTACGGCAGGTTGCGGTTGAACGCGCGGACGACCCAGTCGCGCCACGGCCACATCGCCCGGCTGCTGTCGGTCTGGAAGCCGTTGCTGTCGGCGAAGCGGGCGTAGTCGAGCCACGGCATCGCCATCCGCTCGCCGTAGTGCGGCGACGCCAGCAGCCGGTCCACGACCTTCTCGTAGGCGTTCGGCGCGGCGTCGGCGAGGAAGGCGTCCACCTCCTGCGGCGTCGGCGGCAGGCCGGTGAGGTCGAGCGACAGCCGGCGGATGAGCGTCTCGCGGCTCGCCTCCGGCGCGGGCGCCAGCCCGTCCTTCAGCAGCCGGGCGCGGACGAACGCGTCGATGGGGTTGACGACGGCGGGCGTCGTGGCGGGCACGGGTGGCCGCTTCGGCGTCTCGAACGCCCAGTGCGCCGACCACTTCGCCCCGCCCTCGACCCAACTCTTGATGGCGCCCACCTGCGCCGGCGTGAGCGCCTTGCCGCCCTTCGGCGGCGGCATCCGCTCGGTGGGTTCGGCGCTGGTGACGCGGGCGAGCACCTCCTTCGCCGCGGCGGTGAGGCCGTCGCGGGTGTCGAGGCGGAGGTCGGCCTTGCGGCCCTTCTCGTCGGGGCCGTGGCAGGCGAAGCAGTACTCGGTGAGGACCGGCCGCACGTCGCGGGCGAAGTCCACGTCGGCGGCGGCACGGGGGGCCAGGGCCAGAACGGCCGCGGCGGCCAGGAGAGCGTGGCGCATCGGGAGACCTGCGGCCGGGCGGGTGGGACCGTGTGATTATGCCGCGCCCGGGGTGCGGCGGGTACGGGAAATCGGCCGGGTGTATCATGAGGGGCACGGACCGAAGAACGTGCCGTCGGCCCGAACCGATCGTGCCGCGGTACGTGGCGGCAGGAGGAAACAGAATGATCCTGGGCTTGCGGACGGCCATCTACCCCGCGCCGGACCTGGCCCGCGGCCGGGAGTGGTACCGCCAGGTGCTCGGCCGCGACCCGTACTTCGACGAGCCGTTCTACGTCGGCTTCGCGGTCGGCGGGTTCGAACTGGGGCTGATCCCCGACGGGGCACCGGGCGCCGCCGGGGTGCAGGCGCTGTGGGGCGTGTCCGACGCCGCGGCCGAGCTGGCGCGGCTGACGGTGCTGGGGGCGGAGGTGCACGAGCCGGTGAAGGACGTGGGCGGCGGCATCAAGGTGGCGTCGGTGATCGACCCGTTCGGCAACGTGTTCGGGATTATCGAGAACCCGCACTTCAACCGCGCCGACGTGCGGTGAATACGGTTGCGACCGCGTCGCGTGATCAGACAGGATGCCCTTCCGTTCTCCGGCTCCGCCGTGGGTCGAGCAAAATAAACCCGAGTGCGTGACTCGGTTGTGGCCAGCGCGGGCGGGCGATATGCTCGAACGCAGGGCGGACCTGACGGCCGGACAAACCCTTCGGAACGCCCCGGCGAATCACCAGTTCGGCCAACGGAGAGCGCGGATGTCGTTGCGACTCCTCCTGCTCGGGTGCCTGCTGATCGTCACCGGATGCGCGGGCAGGACGGTGCCGACTGAACCAGTGGCCGCCGAGCCACCCGATACGGCGATCGAGAGCGAGCCGCCCGAATCGGCCACGCTCCCGCACTCGAACTCCGTCGTCGGCCTCGCCTTCACACCAGACGGAGGCACGCTTGTCACGAGCGACAACGACTCGATCAGGTTGTGGGATGTCGCATCGCGCCGGGAGACAGCAACCCTCAAAAACGGGAAGAGCGGGGCGAAGCCGGTCGCTGTCTCCCGGGACGGGAAATTGATTGCCGCCGGGAATTGGGACGCGACCGTCCGACTCTGGGACCGTGCGACAGGGATGGAACTTGCCACGCTCACCGGCCACACCGGCCCGGTGCTGACCGTCGCGTTCTCCCCGGACGGGTCGCTGCTCGCCAGCGGCGGCCGTGGTAAGCAGTGGGGCGGGGCCGCCGAGGTGAAGCTCTGGAACCTGCGGGACCGGACGGAGGCGGGCGCCCTGCCCGGGGTCGCCGACCCGCTCGGGCGCCTGGCGTTCTCACCCGACGGGAAGACTCTCGCCGTCGGCGACGTTCGCGGC carries:
- a CDS encoding RNA polymerase sigma factor produces the protein MPGPPLRDVLRRFPPAHDGADRPDADLIRRYAAERDEAAFEALVRRHGPMVLGVCRRALGGHDAEDAFQATFLVLARKAGALRDRAAVGSWLYGVAANVARRARARIGRRRECELVADPLHHPPIDGWRDAVAVVDDELGRLPAKYRTPIVACALEGQTIREAALALGWPQGTVATRLARGRALLAARLARRGVAVAAALAALGPVPVTAELVARAVRVTAGAVPAAVLALTNEVTRGMFLTKLKAVAAVLLAAGVGVAAATVQPPDAPPKADPPAAKREATAARKLIERLHALKPKGGGECLDDDSGAVLRDLIRLGPAAVPDVVAELDATTDPFLLRCLGYAARGIGDKRVVPALIRALPKTCLPSASDYGNVSNDPELFAFLKEHAHDKVRIGDHYAFGRPLTEFRSALKVLTGTTHGESELNFASLSGSARQQALQREQFHRCAARWAAWWDANSRDLVADPAYRASGYKAPPAAALPPPPAEFPHGPRAKFGGGISGGVLESARAAGAGAVFKDLDTGREGRMPAHLRAAAGRPDRLDAIAAWAAGEGYDLMCTEDGPATEPHYVIRGLGLTAWEVDVGRRGTLAAEVKADGRFEMGRPAGALLAPFDAKAGRHAITEPGLFLFRTREGGYGWLFVGAEVHDNTLQPGGAAGGDLELSPVAFQKGRRYGYTLVWE
- a CDS encoding CotH kinase family protein — protein: MTRPCLVAALVLAAPAAADEPPRRPAHLAVVPVTVTLSAAEYTAMQPRGGLAGFGPRQPVPPPADPTREAHKNNFGTDLPWATGDVTIGGETFTGVGVRYKGNGTILDASFTAQKSFRVNLGRGGGTGRYHGSKTINLHCGITDPSGYREAFGYAVYRAAKVPAPATTFAEVRLTVPGRHAAELLGLYTLTEEVDAAFLRAHYGTADGLLLKPEGVRDLEFRGDDWTRYATAYRPKREPTAAEARRLVTFSRLLHTADDAAFRREAEAYLDVDAYLRFLAVTSFVANVDSFFALGHNYYLYLHPATGRLHFVPWDLDRAFANHPLFGTAEQKMDLSLTKPYPGKHRLTERVLALPGVGERYRALLRDLAGTAFAKERLLKELDAAEAALKEPLARDAAAARARKEGDTTAGLQLMYGKPPNLREFVGRRTASVAAQLAGTSAGYVPAGGFGPFGPPPAKKE
- a CDS encoding DUF1501 domain-containing protein, with translation MTPHPADALNRRLFLRHSTALGAAALATLTARAQPFRLPAAKAKRVIYLFQSGAPSQLDLFDPKPQLERRRGENLPESIRRGQRLTTMTSGQATFPTAPSMFKFAQHGKGGLWLSELMPHMATVADDLTMIRSVHTEAINHDPAITFCQTGNQLAGRPSIGSWVSYGLGSENQSLPAYVVLTSFGSGRRDDQPLYDRLWGAGFLPGRHQGVKFRNTGDAVLFLSNPPGVDPAARRATLDRLAALNRQHFDAVGDPETQARIAQYEMAFRMQTSVPELLDTTKEPRAVLDAYGPDVNRPGSYAANCLLARRLAERDVRFVQLFHMGWDHHGGLPAAIRGQCRDTDQPTAALLRDLKRKGLLDDTLVVWGGEFGRTVYSQGALTATDYGRDHHPRCYSVLMAGGGVKPGVTHGATDDFGYNVTENPVSVHDLNATILHQLGIDHEKLTFKHQGLDAKLTGVEHARVVREVLA
- a CDS encoding PSD1 and planctomycete cytochrome C domain-containing protein — protein: MRHALLAAAAVLALAPRAAADVDFARDVRPVLTEYCFACHGPDEKGRKADLRLDTRDGLTAAAKEVLARVTSAEPTERMPPPKGGKALTPAQVGAIKSWVEGGAKWSAHWAFETPKRPPVPATTPAVVNPIDAFVRARLLKDGLAPAPEASRETLIRRLSLDLTGLPPTPQEVDAFLADAAPNAYEKVVDRLLASPHYGERMAMPWLDYARFADSNGFQTDSSRAMWPWRDWVVRAFNRNLPYDQFTIQQLAGDMLANPTRDQIIATGFNRNHRLNGEGGLIGEEWRVETVIDRVDTTALTWLGMTAGCARCHDHKYDPISQAEYYRLFAFFNNVPESGTLAANRGGGNSDPAVTVPLPGQEAELAKLKDAVGAAEKAAADAAKELPKLVAAWEPGFKASHAEVKEAWTVLAPRSVAGSGMGKFEKQADGSYLAVGQSPPYDLYTVVAPVAAGPLSAVLLECLPDKSLPNQSVGRAPNGNFVLTSIEAEVTAPSLKEPRKLRFVRAVADYSQPGWDVKNLLGGDPKRGWAADGPTRRAPLKAALVADTAVEVPADATITVKLLHEALNHHSVGRFRLSVTGATPGTVTLAGPRIPPAVKAVLDTDPAKRTPTQTATLADFYRTTADGPVKRADAALAAARKRLADFDAALPTVMVMQEGTPRDAFVLVRGQYDRRGAKVTPGVPAALPPLPAGAKADRLSFARWVASAENPLTARVWANRAWEHFFGTGLVRSTENLGTQAEFPSHPELLDWLATEFVRLGWDMKAMHKLIVTSATYRQSSRVTPALVQRDPDNRLLARGPRFRLPGELVRDQALAAAGLLTRTLGGPSVRPYMPAGVWDEVSVYGDLRNYRMDAGPDRHRRTMYTVWKRTAAPPTMLLFDAPNREVCTVRRSRTNTPLQALALLNEFTYVEAARALAARMKAEGGADPLAYGFRVVTARRPTAAELAVLSDGYAADVARFRADPDAAKRLAGDAEQAALTLTANVLLNLDEVVTRE
- a CDS encoding VOC family protein; this encodes MILGLRTAIYPAPDLARGREWYRQVLGRDPYFDEPFYVGFAVGGFELGLIPDGAPGAAGVQALWGVSDAAAELARLTVLGAEVHEPVKDVGGGIKVASVIDPFGNVFGIIENPHFNRADVR
- a CDS encoding WD40 repeat domain-containing protein, which codes for MSLRLLLLGCLLIVTGCAGRTVPTEPVAAEPPDTAIESEPPESATLPHSNSVVGLAFTPDGGTLVTSDNDSIRLWDVASRRETATLKNGKSGAKPVAVSRDGKLIAAGNWDATVRLWDRATGMELATLTGHTGPVLTVAFSPDGSLLASGGRGKQWGGAAEVKLWNLRDRTEAGALPGVADPLGRLAFSPDGKTLAVGDVRGNLFLWDAASKKVTSPLKGQRSVSCVVWSPDGSRLVSGGSDLRVWEPATGKLLATLPVGDATDDCFGLAISRDGKLVASGTHRGNLKVWDLTTGTARLVLRRAHSPEAPVVRPIGELSKGTAGYVYCVALSPDDAVLAAGVGPTVRLWDLKTLLPANAAAEKQPKGAEPESR